The Campylobacter sp. CN_NE2 genome contains a region encoding:
- a CDS encoding M48 family metallopeptidase: protein MKKLVLLVSIFIGVIFSGCASTTQGGVVGANRTQLLVVSEEAMNQSATLAYADTLKKANASKTLNTDKKQTQRVKTISNKLINQVGVFRPDALKWNWEVNVINDKTVNAWCMPGGKIAVYTGIINSLKLTDAELAAVIGHEIAHALREHSREQASQDQLKNVGIFAVSQAAGLGDLGTAAVNMAAHYTISLPFSRSHESEADLMGLELMARAGYDPNAAVNVWKKMSLLSEGSTPQFLSTHPSNETRIQELNKAIPKVMPLYEATKKSTKTAKK from the coding sequence GTGCTAGCACCACGCAAGGTGGCGTTGTAGGCGCAAACAGAACTCAGCTTTTGGTGGTGAGTGAAGAAGCGATGAATCAAAGTGCTACTTTGGCGTATGCCGATACTTTGAAAAAAGCAAACGCTTCAAAAACGCTAAATACAGACAAAAAACAAACACAAAGAGTGAAAACAATTTCAAATAAACTTATAAATCAAGTCGGAGTTTTTAGACCTGATGCGTTAAAATGGAATTGGGAAGTAAATGTAATCAATGATAAAACGGTTAATGCCTGGTGTATGCCCGGAGGCAAAATCGCCGTTTATACGGGCATTATAAATTCGCTTAAACTAACCGATGCCGAGTTGGCAGCCGTTATCGGACATGAGATTGCTCATGCTTTAAGAGAACACAGCAGGGAACAGGCTTCACAAGATCAACTTAAAAATGTAGGAATTTTTGCAGTTAGCCAAGCAGCAGGACTTGGTGATCTAGGAACTGCCGCGGTTAATATGGCGGCTCACTACACCATATCTTTGCCGTTTTCAAGAAGCCACGAGAGCGAAGCCGATTTGATGGGACTTGAACTAATGGCAAGAGCAGGATACGATCCAAATGCAGCTGTAAATGTATGGAAAAAGATGAGCCTATTAAGCGAGGGTAGCACACCGCAATTTTTATCAACTCACCCGTCAAATGAAACACGAATTCAAGAGTTAAATAAGGCTATTCCAAAGGTTATGCCTTTGTATGAAGCGACAAAAAAATCAACAAAAACTGCTAAAAAGTAG